The following coding sequences lie in one Bordetella genomosp. 9 genomic window:
- a CDS encoding MFS transporter, which yields MSTASMPRPGAVTSPAPMTRNERKVIFASSLGTVFEWYDFYLYGSLAPIIALHFFSGVNPTAGFIFALLAFAAGFAVRPFGALVFGRLGDLVGRKYTFLVTIVIMGLSTFLVGVLPTYSSIGIAAPALLIILRLLQGLALGGEYGGAATYVAEHAPMGRRGFYTSWIQTTATLGLFLSLLVILGVRSYSGEADFRDAWGWWRAPFLLSFVLLAISVWIRLQLSESPTFQRMKEEGKGSKAPISESFGQWKNLKIVILALLGLTAGQAVVWYTGQFYALFFLTQTLKVDANTANIMIALALLIGTPFFVIFGALSDRIGRKPIIMAGCLIAAVTYFPIFQGLTHFANPALERAQATAPVTVIADPATCSFQFNPVGTSAFTSSCDVIKSFLARNSVNYQNEAAPAGSVAKVRIGTDEFTSFEGKALPPAEFKTRSAELDKALTSAIRTHGYPAKADPAQSNNVMVVVLLTILVIYVTMVYGPIAAMLVEMFPTRIRYTSMSLPYHIGNGWFGGFLPPLAFAIVAATGNIYDGLWYPIIIAVMTLVIGTLFIRETKDVDLNKDY from the coding sequence ATGAGCACAGCATCCATGCCGCGCCCGGGCGCCGTCACGTCGCCCGCACCCATGACCCGCAATGAACGCAAGGTGATATTCGCGTCATCGCTGGGCACCGTTTTCGAATGGTATGACTTTTATCTCTACGGCTCCCTGGCGCCGATCATCGCCCTGCACTTCTTCTCCGGCGTGAATCCCACGGCGGGCTTCATTTTCGCGCTGCTCGCGTTCGCCGCCGGCTTCGCGGTACGGCCCTTCGGCGCGCTGGTCTTCGGCCGCCTCGGCGACCTGGTGGGACGCAAGTACACTTTCCTGGTCACCATCGTCATCATGGGCCTGTCGACCTTTCTGGTCGGTGTCCTTCCCACGTACAGCTCCATCGGCATTGCTGCGCCGGCATTGCTGATCATCCTGCGCCTGCTGCAGGGTCTGGCGCTGGGCGGGGAATATGGCGGCGCGGCCACCTATGTGGCGGAGCACGCCCCCATGGGCCGGCGCGGCTTCTACACGAGCTGGATCCAAACCACAGCCACACTGGGCCTTTTCCTGTCCCTGCTGGTGATCCTGGGCGTTCGCAGCTATTCCGGCGAGGCGGACTTCCGCGATGCCTGGGGCTGGTGGCGCGCGCCCTTCCTGCTTTCCTTCGTTCTGTTGGCCATCTCCGTCTGGATCCGGCTCCAGCTGAGCGAATCGCCGACCTTCCAGCGCATGAAGGAAGAAGGCAAGGGCTCCAAGGCGCCGATCAGCGAATCGTTCGGGCAATGGAAGAACCTGAAAATCGTCATCCTGGCGCTGCTGGGCCTGACGGCGGGACAGGCGGTGGTGTGGTACACCGGCCAGTTCTACGCGCTGTTCTTCCTGACCCAGACGCTGAAGGTCGATGCCAATACCGCCAACATCATGATCGCGTTGGCGCTGCTGATCGGCACACCCTTCTTCGTCATCTTCGGCGCACTGTCGGACCGCATCGGCCGCAAGCCCATCATCATGGCGGGTTGCTTGATTGCGGCGGTCACGTATTTCCCCATCTTTCAAGGCCTGACGCATTTCGCCAATCCGGCACTGGAGCGCGCGCAAGCGACGGCGCCCGTCACGGTCATCGCGGACCCGGCCACCTGCTCGTTCCAGTTCAATCCGGTGGGGACGTCCGCGTTCACCAGCAGTTGCGACGTCATCAAATCGTTCCTGGCGCGCAATTCGGTGAACTATCAGAACGAGGCGGCGCCGGCGGGTTCGGTGGCCAAAGTGCGCATCGGCACGGATGAATTCACGTCCTTCGAAGGCAAGGCCCTGCCGCCGGCGGAATTCAAGACGCGTTCGGCCGAGCTGGACAAGGCGCTGACCAGCGCCATCCGCACCCACGGCTATCCCGCCAAGGCGGATCCGGCGCAATCCAACAACGTTATGGTCGTCGTCCTGCTGACCATCCTGGTCATCTACGTGACCATGGTGTACGGCCCCATCGCCGCCATGCTCGTGGAGATGTTCCCCACCCGTATCCGCTACACCTCCATGAGCCTGCCTTATCACATCGGCAACGGCTGGTTCGGCGGGTTCCTGCCGCCGCTGGCCTTCGCGATCGTCGCGGCAACCGGAAACATCTATGACGGCCTGTGGTATCCCATCATCATCGCGGTCATGACGCTGGTCATCGGCACGCTTTTCATCCGGGAAACCAAGGATGTCGACCTGAACAAGGATTACTGA
- a CDS encoding recombination-associated protein RdgC encodes MWFKNLKIYRLSPSWSMQAEALEEALAKHAYQGANNLEMQTLGWIPTRENGGLVHTVNGQMLLTLRAEKKLLPATVVNQVAKARAQEVEEQQGYKPGRKQMKEIKERVTDELLPKAFSIYRDTRVWIDPENRWLVVDAAAAAKADEVLGLLAKSVDPFPLESLYVAQSPAAAMTGWLAADEAPANFSIDQDTELRASGESRAAIRYVKHAIDADDVRRHIQSGKQCTRLAMTWADRISFVLTESLDIKRIAPLDVLKENSDSMAQNDDEKFDGDMALMTGELAKLMADMVDALGGEKRD; translated from the coding sequence ATGTGGTTCAAGAATCTCAAGATTTACCGCCTTTCCCCGTCCTGGTCCATGCAGGCCGAGGCGCTGGAAGAAGCGCTGGCCAAGCATGCCTACCAAGGTGCCAACAACCTGGAAATGCAGACGCTGGGCTGGATCCCGACGCGCGAAAACGGCGGATTGGTCCACACCGTCAACGGCCAGATGCTGCTCACGTTGCGCGCAGAGAAGAAGCTGCTCCCCGCCACCGTCGTGAATCAGGTTGCCAAGGCGCGCGCGCAGGAAGTCGAGGAGCAGCAGGGATATAAGCCCGGCCGCAAGCAGATGAAGGAAATCAAGGAGCGCGTCACCGACGAACTGCTTCCCAAGGCTTTCAGCATCTACCGCGATACGCGGGTGTGGATCGATCCGGAAAACCGCTGGCTGGTGGTCGATGCCGCCGCAGCCGCCAAGGCCGACGAGGTCCTGGGACTGCTCGCAAAATCGGTGGATCCGTTCCCGCTGGAAAGCCTGTACGTCGCGCAGTCGCCGGCCGCCGCGATGACGGGCTGGCTTGCCGCGGACGAAGCGCCGGCGAATTTCAGCATCGACCAGGACACCGAGCTGCGCGCGTCCGGCGAAAGCCGCGCCGCGATCCGCTACGTCAAGCACGCCATCGACGCCGACGACGTGCGGCGCCACATTCAATCCGGCAAGCAGTGCACCCGCCTGGCAATGACCTGGGCCGACCGCATTTCTTTCGTGCTGACAGAATCTCTCGACATCAAGCGTATCGCGCCCCTGGACGTGCTGAAGGAAAACAGCGACAGCATGGCCCAAAACGACGACGAAAAGTTCGACGGCGATATGGCTTTGATGACCGGCGAGCTGGCCAAATTGATGGCCGACATGGTGGATGCGCTGGGCGGCGAAAAGCGGGACTAG
- the ligD gene encoding non-homologous end-joining DNA ligase, protein MPRTGSTTTAAAPRAGRKPGASATPAAKSAAAEPAQVLGIEISHPDRRLYEKPALTKLELARYYESVSDWLLPHLKDRRVALLRCPDGATGECFFQKHLGEHVPAGIDIDDGMVVIRAMEGVIALVQRGVIEFHTWGAKSPRSDKPDRLTLDLDPDPDIPWRQVADATRLVRELLMDVGLRPFLKTTGGKGLHVVVPLRGAVDWDRARLFCKGVAQHLEAMQPDLFVANMSKAKRAGHIFVDYLRNSDGATAIAAFSARARAGAPVSMPVDWACLDEETDPRGDAFNVCNAMDEIAKRAKQGTDPWADYEAARSTLTAAMRAKYPAD, encoded by the coding sequence ATGCCACGAACCGGATCGACCACGACTGCCGCAGCGCCGCGAGCCGGGCGCAAGCCGGGGGCTTCTGCAACCCCAGCCGCGAAGTCCGCCGCAGCCGAGCCAGCGCAGGTGCTCGGCATCGAAATTTCACACCCCGACCGCCGGCTGTATGAGAAGCCGGCGCTGACCAAACTGGAACTGGCTCGCTATTACGAGTCGGTATCCGATTGGCTCCTGCCACATCTCAAAGATCGCCGCGTCGCGCTGTTGCGCTGTCCGGATGGCGCGACCGGCGAGTGTTTTTTTCAGAAGCACCTGGGCGAACACGTGCCTGCCGGCATCGATATCGACGATGGCATGGTGGTCATCCGCGCCATGGAAGGCGTGATCGCGCTGGTCCAGCGCGGCGTCATCGAGTTCCACACCTGGGGCGCGAAGTCGCCGCGGTCGGACAAGCCTGACCGGCTCACGCTGGATCTGGATCCGGACCCCGACATCCCGTGGCGGCAGGTGGCGGATGCCACCCGCCTGGTGCGCGAGCTGCTGATGGATGTTGGACTGCGGCCCTTTCTGAAGACCACCGGCGGCAAAGGGCTGCACGTGGTCGTGCCGCTGCGCGGCGCGGTGGATTGGGATCGCGCCCGGCTGTTCTGCAAGGGCGTTGCCCAGCATCTGGAAGCGATGCAGCCAGATCTTTTCGTGGCCAATATGTCCAAGGCCAAACGCGCCGGCCACATCTTCGTCGATTATCTGCGCAACAGCGATGGGGCGACCGCCATCGCGGCGTTCTCCGCGCGGGCGAGGGCTGGCGCGCCGGTGTCCATGCCGGTCGACTGGGCGTGTCTCGATGAGGAGACGGACCCGCGTGGCGATGCCTTCAACGTCTGCAACGCGATGGACGAAATCGCCAAGCGCGCCAAGCAGGGTACCGATCCCTGGGCCGATTACGAAGCGGCGCGGAGCACGCTGACGGCCGCCATGCGCGCGAAGTACCCGGCGGATTGA
- a CDS encoding sensor histidine kinase, with protein MLAPLFLLWPMSVAITYVVAQNIADVPYDRALASHLRILASQIHVVDGRAMLEMTEPVRRVLRTGETDNVFWLVLDGHGRYLGGDRELPVPKGVDVTAPGATRYEDAMLRGFSIRLAYTRVAAGPPGAAPAIAIVAETAERRSQLANDIIKGVIIPQFVVLPIAVLLVWFGLSRGVAPLRALQQRLRARRPDDLSPIDERAAPAEIAPLVLAINELLERLSATVHTQRRFVADAAHQLKTPLAGLRTQAELALRDASPDEMQASLRQLVAGSERATRLVNQLLLLARAENPATVGMTPLDLNQLAREQTTQWAPQALSMGTDLGFEEAHRPVTIAGNAILLAELLNNLIDNALRYTPRGGRVTVRVSGQPDAALLEVEDSGPGIPAQERERVFDRFYRVLGAQAEGSGLGLAIVREIAQKHGALVTLADNPSPGCPLQGLKITVRFSSNLPKDTKALE; from the coding sequence ATGCTGGCGCCCCTGTTCCTGCTGTGGCCGATGAGCGTTGCCATCACCTACGTGGTTGCGCAGAACATTGCGGATGTCCCTTACGACCGTGCGCTCGCTTCCCATTTGCGGATCCTTGCCAGCCAGATCCATGTCGTGGACGGCAGGGCCATGCTCGAAATGACCGAACCGGTGCGCCGGGTGCTTCGCACCGGCGAAACGGACAACGTCTTCTGGCTCGTTCTGGATGGTCACGGCAGATACCTGGGCGGAGACCGCGAACTGCCCGTGCCGAAAGGCGTCGACGTCACGGCGCCCGGCGCGACCCGCTACGAGGACGCGATGCTGCGCGGCTTTTCGATCCGGCTGGCCTATACGCGCGTGGCCGCCGGCCCCCCCGGCGCCGCGCCCGCCATCGCCATCGTGGCGGAAACCGCCGAGCGCCGGTCCCAGTTGGCCAACGACATCATCAAGGGCGTCATCATCCCGCAGTTCGTGGTGCTGCCCATCGCGGTTCTGCTGGTCTGGTTCGGCCTCTCGCGCGGCGTGGCGCCCTTGCGCGCCCTGCAGCAGCGTCTGCGCGCGCGGCGCCCCGACGACCTGTCGCCCATCGACGAGCGCGCCGCGCCTGCGGAGATCGCGCCGCTCGTCCTTGCCATCAACGAATTGCTGGAGCGGCTTTCGGCCACCGTGCACACGCAGCGGCGTTTCGTGGCCGACGCGGCGCACCAGTTGAAAACGCCCCTGGCGGGGCTGCGCACGCAAGCCGAGCTGGCGCTGCGCGATGCCAGCCCGGACGAAATGCAGGCCAGCCTGCGCCAACTCGTGGCGGGGTCGGAGCGCGCCACCCGGCTCGTCAATCAGTTGCTGCTTCTGGCGCGCGCGGAAAACCCCGCGACCGTGGGCATGACGCCGCTGGACCTGAACCAGCTCGCCCGGGAACAAACGACCCAATGGGCGCCCCAGGCGCTGTCCATGGGTACGGACCTGGGGTTCGAAGAGGCCCACCGGCCCGTCACCATCGCAGGCAACGCCATCCTTCTGGCGGAACTGCTCAACAACCTGATCGATAACGCCTTGCGCTATACGCCACGCGGGGGCCGTGTCACCGTGCGGGTATCGGGACAGCCCGACGCGGCGCTGCTCGAAGTCGAGGACTCGGGGCCGGGGATTCCCGCCCAGGAAAGGGAAAGGGTATTCGACCGGTTCTATCGGGTCTTGGGGGCCCAGGCCGAGGGCAGCGGCCTGGGCCTGGCCATCGTCCGCGAGATCGCGCAAAAGCACGGCGCCCTGGTCACCCTGGCGGACAACCCTTCGCCGGGCTGCCCGCTGCAAGGCCTGAAAATCACCGTGCGCTTTTCATCGAATTTACCAAAAGATACAAAAGCGTTGGAATAG